The following coding sequences are from one Rhipicephalus microplus isolate Deutch F79 chromosome 3, USDA_Rmic, whole genome shotgun sequence window:
- the LOC142802911 gene encoding neprilysin-21-like gives MVNDTLDSENLADFVGTLTAYAAFSSLPSYERDIELSGLNMSAERTFFISSCVKWCEQEPLIGDRYAPSRSRCLVPLMNMPQFSAAFSCPLGTPMNPRDKCTFW, from the coding sequence ATGGTAAACGACACCCTCGACTCGGAGAACTTGGCCGACTTCGTGGGCACCCTGACCGCGTACGCGGCCTTTTCGTCGTTACCCTCGTACGAACGGGACATCGAGCTGTCGGGCCTCAACATGTCAGCCGAGCGCACCTTCTTTATCAGCAGCTGTGTTAAGTGGTGCGAACAGGAACCTTTGATTGGAGATCGGTATGCACCGAGCCGATCTCGCTGTTTGGTGCCACTCATGAACATGCCACAATTTTCGGCTGCGTTCTCCTGCCCGTTGGGGACGCCCATGAACCCTCGCGACAAGTGCACTTTCTGGTAG